One part of the Roseomonas gilardii genome encodes these proteins:
- a CDS encoding GNAT family N-acetyltransferase, with translation MTPSPFLVRPARDGDLAAIQAIYAQHVLHGCASFEEVPPGLEEMAARRQAVLALGLPYLVAERDGEVAGYAYASLYRARPAYRHTLEDSVYVAAGQEGQGIGRALLSRLIAACEAGPWRQMVAAIGDSGNRASRVLHERLGFRTIGILADVGFKHGRWLDSVLMQRALGPGASHLPDAAPCP, from the coding sequence ATGACGCCTTCCCCTTTCCTCGTCCGGCCTGCCCGCGATGGCGATCTCGCCGCGATCCAGGCGATCTACGCGCAGCATGTGCTGCATGGCTGCGCCTCCTTCGAGGAAGTGCCGCCCGGGTTGGAGGAGATGGCTGCGCGGCGGCAGGCCGTGCTGGCGCTGGGCCTGCCCTATCTGGTGGCGGAGCGGGATGGGGAGGTGGCCGGCTACGCCTATGCCTCGCTCTACCGGGCCCGGCCGGCCTACCGGCACACGCTGGAGGATTCCGTCTATGTCGCCGCCGGCCAGGAAGGGCAGGGGATCGGCCGGGCCCTGCTGTCGCGGCTGATCGCCGCCTGCGAGGCGGGACCCTGGCGCCAGATGGTCGCGGCGATCGGCGACAGCGGGAACCGGGCCTCCCGCGTCCTGCACGAGCGGCTGGGCTTCCGCACCATCGGCATCCTGGCCGATGTCGGCTTCAAGCATGGGCGCTGGCTGGATTCCGTGCTGATGCAGCGCGCCCTGGGGCCGGGGGCCAGCCACCTGCCCGATGCGGCGCCGTGCCCGTGA
- a CDS encoding catalase: MSDEIFDIKAPSTTTTGAPAVSDRNSLSIGADGPVVLHDVHFLEQMAHFNREKVIERQPHAKGSGAFGVFETTEDVSRYTKAALFQPGAKTEMLARFSTVAGEQGSPDTWRDVRGFSLKFYTSEGNYDLVGNNTPVFFVRDPMKFPHFIRSQKRLPDSGLRDNHMQWDFWTLNPESAHQVTYLMGVRGLPKTWRNMNGYGSHTYMWVNAQGERFWVKYHFHTRQGMQFFSNAEASEKAGSDADYHRRDLFEAIARGDFPVWEMSVQVMPYDEAKTYRFNPFDLTKIWSHKDYPLIRVGTMTLNRNPENFFAQIEQAAFSPGNTVPGIGLSPDKMLLGRAFAYNDAQRNRIGANFHQIPVNQAKVPVNTYMMDGPMTYHHTGAAPVYVPNSGGRPWSDQEGPVDNGWEADGAMVRSAYTLHPQDDDFGQPGTLVREVLGDAERAALVETVAGSLLGGVREPVLGRALAYWKSIDPETGARIEDKVRTGSAPKPAEGQGQA; this comes from the coding sequence ATGTCCGACGAGATCTTCGATATCAAGGCGCCCTCGACCACGACGACCGGCGCGCCCGCCGTCAGCGACCGCAACTCGCTCTCCATCGGCGCCGATGGCCCCGTCGTCCTGCACGACGTGCATTTCCTGGAGCAGATGGCGCATTTCAACCGTGAGAAGGTGATCGAGCGCCAGCCGCATGCGAAGGGCTCGGGTGCCTTCGGTGTCTTCGAGACCACCGAGGACGTGTCGCGCTATACCAAGGCCGCGCTGTTCCAGCCGGGTGCTAAGACCGAGATGCTGGCGCGCTTCTCCACCGTGGCGGGCGAGCAGGGCAGCCCCGACACCTGGCGCGACGTGCGCGGCTTCTCGCTGAAGTTCTATACCAGCGAGGGCAATTACGACCTCGTCGGCAACAACACGCCGGTCTTCTTCGTGCGCGACCCGATGAAGTTTCCGCATTTCATCCGCAGCCAGAAGCGCCTGCCGGACAGCGGCCTGCGCGACAACCACATGCAGTGGGACTTCTGGACGCTGAACCCGGAGAGCGCGCACCAGGTCACCTATCTGATGGGGGTGCGGGGCCTGCCGAAGACATGGCGCAACATGAACGGCTATGGCTCCCACACCTATATGTGGGTGAATGCGCAAGGCGAGAGGTTCTGGGTCAAGTACCATTTCCACACCCGCCAGGGCATGCAGTTCTTCAGCAATGCGGAAGCATCCGAGAAGGCGGGGAGCGATGCCGACTACCACCGCCGCGACCTGTTCGAAGCCATCGCCCGCGGCGATTTCCCGGTCTGGGAGATGTCGGTGCAGGTCATGCCCTATGACGAGGCCAAGACCTATCGCTTCAACCCCTTCGACCTGACCAAGATCTGGTCGCACAAGGACTATCCGCTGATCCGGGTCGGCACGATGACGCTGAACCGGAATCCGGAGAATTTCTTCGCGCAGATCGAGCAGGCGGCCTTTTCGCCCGGCAACACCGTGCCGGGCATCGGCCTTTCGCCGGACAAGATGCTGCTGGGCCGGGCCTTCGCCTACAACGACGCGCAGCGCAACCGGATCGGCGCGAACTTCCACCAGATCCCGGTCAACCAGGCGAAGGTGCCGGTCAACACCTACATGATGGACGGGCCGATGACCTATCACCACACCGGCGCGGCGCCCGTCTATGTCCCGAACAGCGGCGGCCGCCCCTGGTCGGACCAGGAAGGCCCGGTCGACAATGGCTGGGAGGCCGACGGCGCCATGGTGCGCAGCGCCTATACGCTGCATCCGCAGGATGACGACTTCGGACAGCCGGGCACCCTCGTCCGTGAGGTCCTGGGCGATGCCGAGCGCGCGGCGCTGGTGGAGACGGTGGCGGGCAGCCTGCTGGGCGGCGTGCGCGAGCCGGTGCTGGGCCGGGCCCTGGCCTATTGGAAGAGCATCGACCCGGAGACCGGCGCCCGCATCGAGGACAAGGTGAGGACCGGAAGCGCCCCGAAGCCGGCGGAAGGGCAGGGGCAGGCCTGA
- a CDS encoding MFS transporter, translating to MPVTTVPAVSPAIPRRTVWALGLSQLIAWGVSYYLIGVLGERIAADLGWGMARVQGGFALSLLVMGAVSPLAGRMMDRQGGRRVMGLGSVLLALGCLGLALAREVVGYYAAWAVLGLAMRLTLYDAAFAALARIGGPGARRAMSQITLLGGLASTVFWPLGHLLAEHLGWRGACLAYAGAALLTLPLHLLIPSGRAGAFQAGPGAPAAPALARDGGERRLAGALYAAIILLLGVLNAAMSAHMITLLSGLGLGVAAAVWVATLRGIGQSAARLAEILSGSRMGALGLNLLATGGLALGFVLALWSGTSVTVAVIFSLLYGAANGLTTITRGALPLVLFDHRAYGRIAGALITPGLLLSAVAPLAYVPVIEGLGAGWAMGLGTLLAFAAFLASLVLWWRFGRHAWERPREACKQGAKTDVTRRPPCRSTRA from the coding sequence GTGCCCGTGACCACGGTGCCCGCCGTCTCTCCCGCTATCCCCAGGCGTACCGTTTGGGCACTCGGCCTGTCGCAGCTCATCGCCTGGGGCGTCAGCTACTATCTGATCGGCGTGCTGGGCGAGCGCATCGCCGCCGATCTCGGCTGGGGCATGGCGCGGGTGCAGGGCGGCTTTGCCTTGTCCCTGCTGGTGATGGGGGCCGTCTCCCCCCTGGCGGGGCGGATGATGGACCGGCAGGGTGGGCGCCGGGTGATGGGGCTCGGCTCCGTGCTGCTGGCCCTGGGCTGCCTCGGCCTGGCTCTGGCGCGGGAGGTGGTGGGCTATTACGCGGCCTGGGCGGTGCTGGGGCTGGCCATGCGCCTGACCCTCTACGACGCCGCCTTCGCCGCCCTGGCGCGGATCGGCGGGCCGGGGGCGCGCCGGGCGATGTCGCAGATCACCCTGCTGGGCGGCCTGGCCTCCACGGTCTTCTGGCCGCTGGGCCACCTGCTGGCGGAGCATCTCGGCTGGCGTGGCGCCTGCCTCGCCTATGCCGGGGCGGCGCTGCTGACCCTGCCGCTGCACCTGCTGATCCCCAGCGGCCGCGCCGGCGCCTTCCAGGCTGGGCCGGGTGCCCCCGCCGCGCCGGCCCTGGCGCGGGACGGCGGCGAGCGCCGTCTCGCCGGGGCACTCTATGCCGCGATCATCCTGCTCCTCGGCGTGCTGAACGCGGCCATGTCGGCGCATATGATCACGCTGCTCTCCGGGCTGGGCCTGGGGGTGGCGGCGGCAGTCTGGGTGGCCACGCTGCGCGGCATCGGCCAGTCCGCCGCGCGGCTAGCGGAGATCCTGTCGGGCAGCCGCATGGGCGCGCTGGGCCTGAACCTGCTCGCCACGGGCGGGCTCGCCCTCGGCTTCGTGCTGGCCTTGTGGAGCGGCACCTCGGTCACGGTGGCGGTGATCTTCTCGCTCCTCTACGGGGCGGCGAACGGGCTGACCACCATCACGCGCGGTGCCCTGCCGCTGGTGCTGTTCGACCATCGCGCCTATGGGCGGATCGCCGGGGCGCTGATCACGCCCGGGCTGCTGCTGTCCGCCGTCGCGCCGCTGGCCTATGTGCCGGTCATCGAGGGGCTGGGCGCGGGCTGGGCCATGGGCCTCGGCACCCTTCTCGCCTTCGCCGCCTTCCTGGCCTCGCTGGTGCTGTGGTGGCGGTTCGGGAGGCATGCATGGGAACGGCCTCGGGAAGCCTGTAAGCAGGGGGCTAAGACTGACGTGACGAGGAGGCCGCCATGCCGATCGACGAGAGCCTGA
- a CDS encoding cupin domain-containing protein, whose amino-acid sequence MTQIPLKLAAGAAEPVVFEIPGAEGAFRVQILNEDQEKGVVTTIVHLPPGGSIPAHFHEAGSEMHYVLEGDLTEDGESFGPGGFLTFAAGVVHGPHGSEGGARVLTVQQWQSGRGKFDFHPAEEGQGRAATASVTDKPAPEAEAERRRGEEKGYG is encoded by the coding sequence ATGACACAGATTCCCCTGAAGCTGGCGGCCGGGGCCGCCGAGCCGGTCGTCTTCGAGATCCCCGGCGCCGAGGGCGCGTTCCGCGTGCAGATCCTGAACGAAGACCAGGAGAAGGGCGTCGTCACCACCATCGTCCACCTGCCACCCGGCGGCAGCATCCCGGCGCATTTCCACGAAGCCGGGTCCGAGATGCATTACGTGCTGGAGGGCGACCTGACCGAGGATGGCGAGAGCTTCGGTCCCGGCGGCTTCCTGACCTTCGCGGCCGGGGTGGTGCATGGCCCGCATGGCAGCGAGGGCGGCGCCCGGGTGCTGACGGTGCAGCAATGGCAGAGCGGGCGGGGAAAGTTCGACTTCCACCCGGCGGAGGAAGGGCAGGGCAGGGCGGCCACTGCTTCCGTCACCGACAAACCCGCCCCGGAGGCCGAGGCGGAACGCCGCCGGGGCGAGGAAAAGGGCTACGGCTGA
- a CDS encoding ankyrin repeat domain-containing protein: MSDRPIPTPPLDPEALEALFYGAVRDGRLDLLAAFLDSGTDPNRPDARGFPPVVLASYNGQKEATELLLARGAAVDAPDAKGSTALAGVAFKGEAEIARLLLAAGADPDAPNGAGRTPLMFAAMFGQREIAKILLDAGADPLRQDPEGNSALTLAQGSGDADLATLLEAVAQRRTASPG, encoded by the coding sequence ATGAGCGACCGCCCCATCCCCACGCCGCCCCTCGACCCCGAGGCGCTGGAGGCCCTGTTCTACGGCGCCGTCCGTGACGGGCGCCTGGACCTTCTGGCCGCCTTCCTGGACAGCGGGACGGACCCGAACCGTCCGGATGCGCGTGGTTTCCCGCCGGTGGTGCTGGCTTCCTACAACGGGCAGAAGGAGGCCACGGAGCTGCTGCTCGCCCGGGGCGCGGCGGTGGATGCGCCGGATGCCAAGGGCAGCACCGCCCTGGCCGGCGTGGCCTTCAAGGGAGAGGCGGAGATCGCCCGCCTCCTCCTCGCCGCCGGGGCCGATCCCGATGCGCCGAACGGGGCGGGGCGCACGCCGCTGATGTTCGCCGCCATGTTCGGCCAGCGGGAGATCGCGAAGATCCTGCTCGATGCCGGGGCCGATCCGCTGCGCCAGGACCCGGAGGGGAATTCCGCCCTGACGCTGGCGCAGGGCAGCGGCGATGCCGACTTGGCGACGCTCCTGGAAGCAGTCGCGCAGCGCCGGACCGCCTCGCCCGGCTGA
- the gcvH gene encoding glycine cleavage system protein GcvH gives MSQIRYTASHEWVRPEGEDAVVGITSHAQEALGDIVFVDLPEVGREVEAGESIAVVESVKAASDIYAPVAGTITGANEALGDDPGLVNRDPMGEGWFFRIKPKDAAEVDGLLDEAAYEAVAAAG, from the coding sequence ATGTCCCAGATCCGCTACACCGCCAGCCATGAATGGGTCCGTCCCGAGGGCGAGGATGCCGTGGTCGGCATCACCAGCCATGCCCAGGAAGCCCTGGGCGACATCGTCTTCGTCGATCTCCCCGAGGTGGGGCGCGAGGTCGAGGCGGGCGAGTCCATCGCGGTGGTGGAGAGCGTGAAGGCCGCGTCCGACATCTATGCCCCGGTGGCGGGCACCATCACCGGCGCCAATGAGGCGCTGGGTGACGATCCCGGCCTGGTGAACCGCGACCCGATGGGCGAGGGCTGGTTCTTCCGCATCAAGCCGAAGGATGCCGCCGAGGTGGACGGGCTGCTGGACGAAGCGGCCTACGAGGCCGTGGCCGCTGCCGGTTGA
- a CDS encoding LysR family transcriptional regulator, translating into MRDLSLDQLRSFTDVVELGSFSAAAERRGLTQPAISLQIRQLERRLGVRLIERVGRRAGPTAAGLALLTHARRIGQAVGEALEELAPHAEGVAGRVRIGTGATACIYLLPDVLRGLRQRFPALEITVRTGNTAEVLKAIEENALDLGLVTLPAPGRAFAVTPALADGFLLFSPASSPPPPASLTPEAVAALPLVLYEPGGHTRRVVDEWFAAAGLHPVPSMSLGSVEAIKELVGAGLGHAILPGMAWRDSDRARLSARPLSPGLERQLALVMRRDKPRHPGLREMLRALEACFASQGAR; encoded by the coding sequence ATGCGCGACCTCAGCCTCGACCAGCTCCGCAGCTTCACCGATGTGGTGGAGCTGGGCAGCTTCTCGGCCGCGGCGGAACGGCGCGGCCTGACCCAGCCGGCGATCAGCCTGCAGATCCGGCAGCTCGAACGCCGCCTCGGCGTCCGGTTGATCGAGCGCGTGGGGCGGCGCGCCGGGCCGACCGCCGCCGGGCTGGCGCTCCTCACCCATGCCCGGCGCATCGGGCAGGCGGTGGGCGAGGCGCTGGAGGAGCTGGCGCCGCATGCCGAAGGCGTGGCCGGGCGGGTCCGCATCGGCACCGGCGCCACCGCCTGCATCTACCTGCTGCCGGATGTGCTGCGCGGGCTGCGGCAGCGCTTCCCGGCGCTGGAGATCACCGTCCGCACGGGCAACACGGCCGAGGTGCTGAAGGCGATCGAGGAGAACGCGCTGGATCTCGGCCTCGTCACCTTGCCCGCCCCCGGCCGCGCCTTTGCCGTCACCCCGGCCCTGGCGGACGGGTTCCTGCTCTTCTCGCCCGCCTCATCGCCGCCGCCCCCCGCCTCGCTGACGCCGGAGGCTGTCGCCGCCCTGCCGCTGGTGCTCTACGAGCCCGGCGGCCACACGCGGCGGGTGGTGGACGAATGGTTCGCCGCCGCCGGGCTGCACCCCGTGCCCAGCATGTCCCTGGGCAGCGTCGAGGCCATCAAGGAACTGGTCGGCGCCGGGCTGGGCCACGCCATCCTGCCGGGCATGGCGTGGCGGGACAGCGACCGCGCCCGGCTTTCCGCACGCCCCCTCTCGCCGGGGCTGGAACGCCAGCTCGCCCTGGTAATGCGGCGGGACAAGCCGCGGCATCCCGGGCTGCGGGAGATGCTGCGGGCGCTGGAGGCGTGTTTCGCCAGCCAGGGAGCCCGATAG
- the moaB gene encoding molybdenum cofactor biosynthesis protein B yields MPIDESLTFLPVNIAVLTVSDTRDLASDRSGDTLAARIEAAGHRLAAREILRDEADAIEAQLRRWIADPEVDVVISMGGTGITGRDVTPEAFARVLEKEIAGFGELFRMLSYAKIGTSTMQSRAIGGVADGTYLFALPGSTGAVKDGWDDILRFQLDARHKPCNLVELMPRLREHLAGA; encoded by the coding sequence ATGCCGATCGACGAGAGCCTGACCTTCCTGCCCGTGAACATCGCCGTGCTGACGGTGAGCGACACGCGCGACCTCGCCAGCGACCGGTCCGGCGACACGCTGGCGGCGCGGATCGAGGCGGCGGGGCACCGGCTGGCGGCGCGGGAGATCCTGCGCGACGAGGCCGATGCCATCGAGGCGCAGCTCCGCCGCTGGATCGCCGATCCCGAGGTGGATGTGGTGATCAGCATGGGCGGCACGGGCATCACCGGCCGCGACGTGACGCCGGAGGCCTTCGCCCGCGTGCTGGAGAAGGAGATCGCCGGCTTCGGCGAGCTGTTCCGGATGCTGAGCTACGCCAAGATCGGCACCTCCACGATGCAGTCCCGCGCCATCGGCGGCGTGGCGGATGGTACCTATCTCTTCGCCCTGCCGGGCAGCACCGGGGCAGTGAAGGATGGCTGGGACGACATCCTGCGCTTCCAGCTCGATGCCCGGCACAAGCCCTGCAACCTGGTGGAGTTGATGCCGCGTCTGCGGGAGCATCTGGCGGGGGCCTGA
- the rnhA gene encoding ribonuclease HI — protein MEEVQEASQDTEVEIWTDGGCKPNPGPGGWAAILRYNGHERELSGGDPATTNNRMELTAAAQALEVLRRPCKIVLHTDSEYVRNGISRWVHGWVRNGWKNAAKEPVANYELWQRLLAAAKPHAIEWRWVRGHSGDPMNERADVLATEARKAISGKG, from the coding sequence ATGGAAGAAGTCCAGGAGGCATCCCAGGACACCGAGGTCGAGATCTGGACGGATGGCGGCTGCAAGCCCAATCCCGGCCCGGGCGGCTGGGCGGCGATCCTGCGCTACAACGGCCATGAGCGGGAGCTGAGCGGCGGCGATCCGGCCACCACCAACAACCGTATGGAACTGACCGCCGCGGCGCAGGCGCTGGAGGTGCTCCGGCGCCCCTGCAAGATCGTGCTGCACACGGACAGCGAATACGTGCGCAACGGCATCTCCCGCTGGGTGCACGGCTGGGTGCGCAACGGCTGGAAGAACGCCGCCAAGGAGCCGGTGGCGAATTACGAGCTCTGGCAGCGTCTCCTCGCCGCCGCCAAGCCGCACGCCATCGAATGGCGCTGGGTGCGCGGCCATTCCGGCGATCCGATGAACGAGCGCGCGGACGTGCTCGCCACCGAGGCGCGGAAGGCCATTTCCGGCAAGGGCTGA
- a CDS encoding homoserine kinase yields the protein MAVYTEVTEAALAAFLADYAIGAPLSLRGIAEGVENSNFLLDTTDGRYVLTLYEKRVDPAELPWFLGLMRHLADQGVACPQPVPGRDGEALRELAGRPAAICTFLEGAWPRHVTPTHCAELGRAMAGLHAAGRSYAAERPNALGPAAWAPLLDRCRDGGDAVQPGLCGELAEHLGHILHDWPNLAERDALPRGQIHADLFPDNAFFQGEHLTGLIDFYFACTDLLAYDLAISLNAWCFDADLRFVPDRAAAMLTAYESLRPLTPAERAALPVLCAGGAMRFLLTRLYDWTHTPPGALVTRKDPLEYLARLRHFMGHKALPGVFAHAG from the coding sequence ATGGCCGTCTATACCGAAGTCACGGAGGCGGCGCTGGCCGCCTTCCTCGCCGATTACGCGATCGGCGCGCCCCTTTCCCTGCGCGGCATCGCGGAGGGCGTGGAAAACAGCAACTTCCTGCTCGACACCACCGATGGTCGCTATGTCCTGACGCTCTACGAGAAGCGGGTGGACCCGGCGGAGCTGCCCTGGTTCCTCGGGCTGATGCGCCATCTTGCCGACCAGGGCGTCGCCTGCCCGCAGCCCGTGCCCGGGCGCGACGGCGAGGCGCTGCGCGAGCTCGCGGGCCGTCCGGCCGCGATCTGCACCTTTCTGGAGGGCGCCTGGCCGCGCCACGTCACCCCCACCCATTGCGCCGAACTCGGCCGCGCCATGGCCGGCCTGCACGCGGCGGGCCGCTCCTATGCGGCGGAACGGCCGAACGCCCTGGGCCCCGCCGCCTGGGCGCCGCTGCTGGATCGCTGCCGCGATGGCGGCGACGCGGTGCAGCCCGGTCTCTGCGGCGAGCTGGCGGAGCACCTGGGCCATATCCTGCACGACTGGCCCAACCTGGCCGAGCGCGACGCCCTGCCGCGCGGGCAGATCCATGCGGACCTCTTCCCCGACAATGCCTTCTTCCAGGGCGAGCACCTGACGGGGCTGATCGACTTCTACTTCGCCTGCACCGACCTGCTCGCCTATGACCTGGCGATCAGCCTGAACGCCTGGTGCTTCGACGCGGATCTCCGCTTCGTGCCGGATCGCGCGGCGGCGATGCTGACCGCCTATGAATCCCTCCGCCCTCTCACTCCGGCGGAGCGCGCCGCCCTGCCCGTGCTCTGCGCCGGGGGGGCGATGCGCTTCCTGCTGACGCGGCTCTACGACTGGACCCACACGCCGCCGGGTGCCCTGGTGACGCGCAAGGACCCGCTCGAATACCTCGCGCGGCTGCGCCATTTCATGGGGCACAAGGCCCTGCCGGGAGTCTTCGCCCATGCCGGCTGA
- the ispH gene encoding 4-hydroxy-3-methylbut-2-enyl diphosphate reductase: MPHDMPAHDPLSPPVTDRPATAAARPPLTVLLAGPRGFCAGVDRAIKIVEEALIRRGAPVYVRHEIVHNRFVVERLEALGAVFVEELSEIPDDGQPVVFSAHGVPKSVPAEAQRREMFFLDATCPLVSKVHREVERHSATGRHILLIGHAGHPEVVGTMGQLPAGSVTLVEDAAQARTVQPPAGVPLAFTTQTTLSVDDTVEIVAILQDRFPDISSPTKEDICYATTNRQAAVKAIAPRVELMIVVGAPNSSNSVRLREVAERAGCARAIMVQRGRDLDPALAEGVASVGVTAGASAPEVLVDEVLDRLRMRFDLKIEEVVVARENITFKLPAALKD; this comes from the coding sequence ATGCCCCACGACATGCCCGCCCACGACCCCCTCTCCCCGCCGGTCACCGACCGCCCCGCCACCGCCGCCGCCAGGCCGCCCCTGACCGTGCTCCTCGCCGGTCCACGCGGCTTCTGCGCCGGGGTGGACCGGGCCATCAAGATCGTGGAGGAGGCGCTGATCCGCCGCGGCGCCCCCGTCTACGTGCGCCATGAGATCGTGCACAACCGTTTCGTCGTCGAACGGCTGGAGGCCCTGGGCGCCGTCTTCGTGGAGGAGCTCTCCGAGATCCCTGACGACGGCCAGCCGGTGGTCTTCTCCGCCCATGGCGTGCCGAAATCCGTGCCCGCCGAGGCGCAGCGGCGCGAGATGTTCTTCCTCGACGCCACCTGCCCGCTGGTGAGCAAGGTCCATCGCGAGGTGGAGCGCCACTCCGCCACGGGACGCCACATCCTGCTGATCGGCCATGCCGGGCATCCGGAGGTGGTCGGCACCATGGGCCAGCTCCCCGCGGGCTCGGTGACCCTGGTGGAGGATGCCGCCCAGGCCCGCACCGTGCAGCCGCCCGCCGGCGTGCCGCTCGCCTTCACCACCCAGACCACCCTCTCGGTGGACGACACGGTGGAGATCGTGGCGATCCTGCAGGACCGCTTCCCGGACATCTCCAGCCCGACCAAGGAAGACATCTGCTACGCCACCACCAACCGGCAGGCGGCGGTGAAGGCCATCGCCCCGCGCGTCGAGCTGATGATCGTGGTGGGCGCCCCGAACTCCTCCAACTCCGTGCGGCTGCGGGAGGTGGCGGAGCGTGCCGGCTGCGCCCGCGCCATCATGGTGCAGCGTGGCCGCGACCTCGATCCGGCGCTGGCCGAGGGCGTCGCCTCGGTGGGGGTGACCGCCGGCGCCTCGGCACCGGAGGTACTGGTGGACGAGGTGCTCGACCGCCTGCGCATGCGCTTCGACCTGAAGATCGAGGAAGTCGTGGTGGCGCGCGAGAACATCACCTTCAAACTTCCGGCCGCGCTGAAGGACTGA
- the gcvT gene encoding glycine cleavage system aminomethyltransferase GcvT yields the protein MLETPLANWHRAQGARMVPFAGYMMPVQYPAGIIAEHKACREGAALFDVSHMGQAELRGEGAAAALEALTPADVQGLKPARQRYGVLMTEAGGILDDFMFTNLGDRMFLVLNASRKAVDEAAIGAILPPSITLAPMPDRALLALQGPAAERILAGLAPEVAALPFMGVAEVTLAGGPALVSRSGYTGEDGYEISVPAENATKLAEALVAAGTAPAGLGARDSLRLEAGLCLYGNDLDETTSPIEAALNWTIGKRRRTEWNFRGADRVREELDHGPKRLRVGFAVEGRQPARAHTPIQSGAEVVGEVTSGGFGPTLGAPVAMGYVRPDLATDGTALDLMVRGKPVAAKVAPMPFVPHRYKRASRA from the coding sequence ATGCTTGAGACCCCGCTGGCCAACTGGCACCGCGCCCAGGGCGCGCGCATGGTGCCCTTCGCCGGCTATATGATGCCGGTGCAGTACCCCGCCGGCATCATCGCCGAGCACAAGGCCTGCCGCGAAGGCGCGGCCCTGTTCGACGTCTCCCATATGGGGCAGGCGGAGCTGCGGGGCGAGGGCGCGGCGGCGGCGCTGGAGGCCCTGACCCCCGCCGACGTGCAGGGGCTGAAGCCAGCCCGGCAGCGTTACGGCGTGCTGATGACCGAGGCGGGCGGCATCCTCGACGACTTCATGTTCACCAATCTCGGCGACCGGATGTTCCTGGTGCTGAACGCCTCCCGCAAGGCGGTGGACGAGGCGGCGATCGGGGCCATCCTGCCGCCTTCCATCACCCTGGCGCCGATGCCGGACCGCGCGCTGCTGGCGCTGCAGGGGCCGGCGGCCGAACGCATCCTCGCTGGGCTGGCGCCCGAGGTGGCGGCGCTGCCCTTCATGGGCGTGGCCGAGGTGACGCTGGCGGGCGGTCCCGCCTTGGTCAGCCGCTCCGGCTACACGGGCGAGGATGGCTACGAGATCAGCGTGCCGGCGGAGAATGCCACGAAGCTGGCCGAGGCGCTGGTCGCGGCGGGAACCGCCCCGGCGGGGCTGGGCGCGCGCGACAGCCTGCGGCTGGAGGCCGGGCTCTGCCTCTACGGCAACGACCTGGACGAGACCACGAGCCCCATCGAGGCGGCGCTGAACTGGACCATCGGCAAGCGCCGCCGCACCGAATGGAACTTCCGCGGCGCTGACCGGGTGCGGGAAGAGTTGGACCACGGCCCGAAGCGCCTGCGCGTCGGCTTCGCCGTCGAGGGGCGCCAGCCCGCCCGCGCCCATACCCCGATCCAGTCCGGCGCGGAGGTGGTGGGCGAGGTGACCAGCGGCGGCTTCGGCCCGACGCTCGGGGCGCCCGTCGCCATGGGCTATGTCCGCCCCGACCTCGCCACGGATGGCACGGCGCTGGACCTGATGGTGCGCGGCAAGCCCGTCGCCGCGAAGGTCGCGCCCATGCCCTTCGTGCCGCACCGCTACAAGCGCGCCAGCCGCGCCTGA